One Deefgea tanakiae genomic region harbors:
- the rbsK gene encoding ribokinase, with translation MSKVLVVGSINMDLVAQVDQFPRLGETLFGRSFKTYHGGKGANQAVAASRLGAEVTMIGRVGDDAFGQELTASLIAEGVNTEWIQRSANTTSGIAMITLAGSDNAIIVVPGANADLSVEDLLAAENAFRDCDVVIAQFESPLATIEMAAQLAQSHGKPFILNPAPAMPLSPALLAQVALLTPNEFELSIALGTPENEWQAALQQYPGQILMTAGKDGVWYTTESGELRQQTSFNVNAVDTTGAGDTFNGALAAFWHLGLSEASRIACAAGALSVTRAGAQGGMPTLAELNSFLAGDTK, from the coding sequence ATGAGTAAGGTTTTAGTAGTAGGCAGTATCAATATGGATTTAGTCGCTCAAGTCGACCAATTCCCTCGTTTGGGCGAGACCTTGTTTGGTCGGTCTTTTAAAACCTACCACGGTGGCAAAGGCGCGAATCAAGCGGTCGCTGCTTCGCGTTTGGGTGCTGAAGTCACGATGATAGGCCGTGTGGGTGACGATGCGTTTGGACAAGAATTGACAGCATCACTCATCGCCGAAGGCGTCAATACCGAATGGATCCAGCGTAGCGCCAATACCACCAGCGGCATTGCGATGATTACGCTCGCAGGCAGCGATAACGCGATTATTGTCGTGCCAGGTGCTAATGCTGATTTATCAGTTGAAGATCTACTTGCAGCCGAAAATGCATTCCGAGACTGTGATGTGGTGATTGCCCAGTTTGAATCGCCACTCGCCACCATCGAGATGGCCGCGCAATTGGCACAAAGCCACGGCAAGCCGTTCATTCTGAACCCTGCTCCAGCGATGCCACTCTCTCCAGCATTACTGGCTCAAGTGGCGCTACTAACACCGAATGAATTTGAACTCAGCATCGCACTCGGTACGCCAGAGAACGAATGGCAAGCAGCGCTACAACAATATCCTGGCCAAATCCTCATGACCGCAGGTAAAGACGGCGTTTGGTACACCACTGAAAGCGGTGAATTGCGTCAACAAACAAGCTTCAACGTGAACGCGGTCGACACTACCGGTGCTGGCGATACGTTTAATGGTGCATTGGCTGCATTTTGGCATTTGGGATTAAGCGAAGCCAGCCGCATAGCCTGCGCTGCCGGCGCTTTGTCGGTAACGCGTGCAGGAGCACAAGGCGGGATGCCAACTTTAGCTGAACTCAATTCGTTTTTAGCTGGAGACACAAAATGA
- a CDS encoding ABC transporter permease yields MNVQHKATLQKLGPFLALLVLATGLAITSPDFLTMGNLLNVFRQVSINALIAFGMTLVILLGGIDLSVGSILALSSVLTALMLSHGIDPIVATSVGILAGAGMGMLNGLVISKGKVAPFIATLGMMTILRGLSLVFSEGRPITGLNSDFFAMLGGGYVAGIIPVPVIIMLVMFGIFWFVLKNTVFGRHVYAVGGNEEASRLSGINTDSIKIWVYTLSGAMAATAGMILTSRLNSAQPTAGTGYELDAIAAVVLGGTSLTGGRGWIFGTLVGALLIGILNNGLNLLGVSSFYQQVIKGVVILLAVLLDRANKNK; encoded by the coding sequence ATGAACGTACAACACAAGGCCACATTACAAAAACTCGGCCCCTTCTTGGCACTCTTGGTATTGGCGACCGGCCTCGCGATTACCAGCCCTGACTTTTTAACCATGGGCAATTTACTCAATGTATTCCGTCAAGTTTCGATCAATGCGCTGATTGCCTTTGGTATGACATTAGTCATTTTGCTCGGCGGGATTGATTTGTCAGTGGGTTCAATCTTGGCGCTGTCGTCGGTCTTGACGGCGCTGATGCTCAGTCACGGTATTGATCCGATTGTCGCCACTAGCGTTGGTATTTTGGCCGGTGCCGGCATGGGTATGCTGAACGGGCTGGTCATTAGCAAGGGTAAAGTCGCTCCATTTATTGCCACGCTCGGCATGATGACGATTTTGCGTGGCCTGTCTTTGGTGTTTTCTGAAGGCCGCCCGATTACCGGCTTAAACAGTGACTTCTTTGCCATGCTTGGCGGTGGTTATGTCGCAGGCATCATTCCCGTTCCTGTGATCATTATGTTGGTGATGTTTGGTATTTTCTGGTTTGTATTGAAGAACACCGTTTTTGGTCGCCACGTCTACGCCGTTGGTGGCAACGAAGAAGCATCTCGTCTTTCTGGCATCAACACCGACAGTATTAAAATCTGGGTGTACACCTTGTCGGGCGCCATGGCTGCTACCGCAGGGATGATTTTGACCTCACGTTTAAATTCCGCTCAACCCACAGCGGGCACTGGCTATGAACTGGATGCAATTGCCGCAGTCGTGCTCGGCGGAACGAGCTTAACAGGTGGCCGTGGCTGGATTTTCGGCACCTTGGTCGGCGCGCTGTTGATCGGGATTTTGAATAACGGCTTGAACTTGCTCGGTGTGTCTTCGTTTTACCAACAAGTCATCAAAGGCGTTGTGATTTTGCTGGCCGTATTACTGGATCGCGCCAATAAAAATAAGTGA
- a CDS encoding EpsD family peptidyl-prolyl cis-trans isomerase, translating to MNKLSPIVLAISAVLVLTACGGKEEKKSPSQVLAKVNDAEITVHQLNFVLAQAPSASPEQKQQILDQLIDQELLVEKATELKLDRDPKIVQAIEASKRQILAQAAAERVIGKPAEPTKAAVDEFYAKNPGLFADRKTYEFVMFAFAKDKYSDVIAKQLDTATTPMQVKSVLDAAGIQFESNESNRSAEQLPMPMLPKFAAMNQGDILAMNEGDKMVLLQLKASTPGPVSPTEAEPMIKRYLSTNNAQENAKAKLKALQAAAKIEYLQKFASAPAQAPVAGASNASATDDSLKAGLKGLK from the coding sequence ATGAATAAATTAAGCCCTATCGTACTCGCAATTTCAGCCGTACTCGTTTTGACTGCTTGTGGTGGCAAAGAAGAGAAAAAGTCCCCTAGCCAAGTATTGGCTAAAGTGAATGATGCCGAAATTACCGTGCATCAGCTTAATTTTGTATTAGCGCAAGCACCAAGCGCCAGCCCAGAACAAAAGCAGCAAATTTTAGATCAGCTGATTGATCAAGAATTATTAGTCGAAAAAGCAACCGAACTGAAATTAGATCGTGATCCCAAAATTGTTCAAGCTATTGAAGCATCTAAGCGCCAAATCTTAGCGCAAGCGGCTGCTGAGCGAGTGATTGGCAAGCCTGCTGAGCCAACAAAAGCAGCTGTGGATGAGTTTTATGCCAAAAATCCAGGCTTGTTTGCCGACCGAAAAACTTACGAATTCGTCATGTTTGCTTTTGCTAAAGACAAATATAGCGACGTCATCGCAAAACAATTAGATACCGCCACGACCCCGATGCAAGTGAAGTCGGTACTAGATGCCGCCGGTATTCAATTTGAAAGCAATGAGAGCAACCGTTCTGCAGAGCAATTGCCGATGCCAATGTTGCCCAAGTTTGCCGCTATGAATCAAGGCGATATTTTGGCAATGAATGAAGGCGACAAAATGGTGCTGTTGCAACTGAAAGCTAGTACTCCTGGGCCAGTTAGCCCAACGGAAGCAGAGCCGATGATCAAGCGCTATCTAAGCACGAACAACGCACAAGAAAACGCAAAAGCTAAATTAAAAGCATTGCAAGCGGCAGCCAAGATTGAATATCTACAAAAATTTGCCTCCGCTCCAGCTCAAGCACCCGTTGCCGGAGCGAGTAATGCATCGGCAACCGATGACAGCCTTAAGGCCGGATTGAAGGGGCTTAAATAA
- the rbsD gene encoding D-ribose pyranase, whose translation MKKLGHLNRDISRILASMGHTDCIVIADCGLPIPPHVECIDLSLGRGTPSYFAVLNSILEDFQVERAVLASECQSQNPAVAAQAQTLSGVTVEFVPHSEFKQLTQQARAIIRTGEASPYANIVLYSGVIF comes from the coding sequence ATGAAAAAGCTCGGTCATCTTAATCGCGACATCAGTCGCATTCTTGCCAGCATGGGGCATACCGATTGCATCGTCATTGCCGATTGCGGGCTACCGATTCCACCGCATGTGGAGTGCATTGACCTATCTCTTGGTCGTGGTACGCCATCGTATTTTGCGGTACTCAACAGCATCTTGGAAGATTTCCAAGTCGAGCGCGCGGTATTGGCGAGCGAATGCCAAAGCCAAAATCCAGCCGTGGCTGCGCAAGCGCAAACCCTGTCAGGCGTTACCGTTGAATTTGTGCCACACAGCGAATTCAAGCAGCTCACCCAGCAAGCACGAGCAATTATCCGCACCGGCGAAGCCAGCCCTTACGCCAATATCGTGCTGTATTCCGGCGTGATTTTTTAG
- a CDS encoding PEP-CTERM sorting domain-containing protein (PEP-CTERM proteins occur, often in large numbers, in the proteomes of bacteria that also encode an exosortase, a predicted intramembrane cysteine proteinase. The presence of a PEP-CTERM domain at a protein's C-terminus predicts cleavage within the sorting domain, followed by covalent anchoring to some some component of the (usually Gram-negative) cell surface. Many PEP-CTERM proteins exhibit an unusual sequence composition that includes large numbers of potential glycosylation sites. Expression of one such protein has been shown restore the ability of a bacterium to form floc, a type of biofilm.), producing MLQLISSVFLVLLCLQSHASILQQQVVVDAPAISVLAGKQDNGNVAIEQLFTANTTQAQDILASSTPLSSSTLFGGSKQGGTPSAFSFPDTLTTPPKPIAPPTATIPPPIIPAVPEPETYALMAIGLTGLLLARRKRAYHAQKNQSRTE from the coding sequence ATGTTGCAACTTATTTCTTCTGTATTTTTAGTTCTTTTATGCTTGCAATCTCACGCATCGATTCTTCAGCAACAGGTTGTCGTTGATGCGCCCGCCATCTCCGTACTTGCAGGCAAGCAGGACAATGGCAATGTCGCGATTGAGCAACTGTTTACTGCAAATACAACTCAGGCACAGGATATTTTAGCTAGCAGCACACCATTGAGTAGCTCCACTTTGTTCGGTGGTTCAAAGCAAGGAGGGACACCATCTGCATTCAGTTTTCCTGATACACTGACCACACCACCGAAACCTATTGCGCCCCCTACTGCTACGATTCCTCCTCCAATAATACCTGCCGTACCTGAGCCAGAAACCTATGCACTAATGGCAATTGGGCTAACTGGTTTGCTTCTCGCACGCCGCAAGCGCGCGTATCACGCACAGAAAAACCAATCACGCACCGAGTAG
- a CDS encoding undecaprenyl-phosphate glucose phosphotransferase yields MHQDVPERLSLKASTEQDQALRQPSLLGDRFREFSNSSPVIGFFKLFLDPFLAVATLYALTIPFAIAHDGVLVLMAVLTFLLTAVMLDGVFLFVPGYSRPLLGLGRFAIEWFAVLVTLYLIGMVSGFNAYIHPPYFVAWAISAPLVLVSTHLLFRLFVLHPGKQDIKNVVIIGANTPGQALAKNIQTYSYLKMNFLGFFEDRESSRLGDINKKEIIGDLTAFPEFVSRHNVQQIYITLPMTAQPRVMAILDCLKDSTASVYFVPDLFVFDLINARFDHVAGLPVVAICESPFLGLSGVVKRISDIVLSLMILALIWPVLLAVSIAVKLTSPGPIFFKQKRYGEDGQSVLVYKFRSMTVMENGDKVIQATKNDVRLTPIGGFIRKTSLDELPQFINVLEGKMSIVGPRPHANAHNEQYRKLIKGYMIRHMVKPGITGWAQVNGFRGETDTLDKMEGRIAYDLDYLRNWSVWLDIKIIWMTATSMFRDKNAF; encoded by the coding sequence TTGCACCAAGATGTCCCTGAACGACTCAGTTTGAAAGCAAGCACAGAACAAGATCAAGCTTTGCGCCAGCCCAGCTTGCTGGGTGACCGTTTTCGTGAGTTTAGTAATTCATCTCCGGTCATTGGATTCTTTAAGCTATTTTTAGACCCGTTTCTTGCGGTAGCTACGCTCTATGCTTTAACCATACCCTTTGCAATTGCGCATGATGGTGTATTGGTGTTGATGGCCGTGCTGACGTTTTTGCTCACGGCAGTTATGCTTGATGGCGTATTTTTGTTTGTGCCAGGGTACTCTAGGCCTTTACTGGGCTTGGGGCGTTTTGCAATCGAATGGTTTGCTGTTCTAGTCACCCTGTATTTAATTGGCATGGTCTCTGGGTTTAACGCTTATATACACCCTCCTTATTTTGTCGCATGGGCGATCAGCGCACCGCTGGTGCTGGTCTCTACGCATTTGTTATTTCGCTTGTTTGTGCTGCACCCTGGTAAGCAAGATATCAAAAACGTCGTCATTATCGGTGCGAACACACCAGGCCAAGCGTTGGCAAAAAACATCCAAACGTATTCATATTTAAAAATGAACTTTTTGGGGTTTTTTGAGGATCGTGAATCCTCGCGCTTGGGCGATATCAATAAAAAAGAAATTATTGGTGATCTCACCGCCTTTCCTGAGTTCGTTAGCAGACATAATGTGCAGCAGATTTATATCACACTACCAATGACTGCTCAGCCGCGCGTGATGGCGATTTTGGATTGCCTGAAAGACAGCACGGCATCAGTTTATTTTGTACCGGACTTGTTTGTTTTTGATTTAATTAATGCCCGTTTTGATCATGTTGCCGGTTTGCCCGTGGTCGCGATTTGTGAAAGTCCATTTTTGGGGCTAAGCGGTGTAGTGAAGCGTATCAGCGATATCGTATTATCGCTGATGATTTTGGCTTTGATTTGGCCGGTACTTCTGGCCGTTTCAATCGCTGTTAAGTTGACTTCACCTGGGCCGATTTTCTTTAAGCAAAAACGCTATGGTGAAGATGGTCAGAGTGTCTTGGTGTATAAATTTCGCTCGATGACGGTGATGGAAAACGGCGATAAAGTCATTCAAGCCACCAAGAATGATGTTCGATTAACACCGATTGGTGGCTTTATTCGTAAAACTTCACTGGATGAATTGCCGCAATTTATCAATGTATTGGAAGGCAAAATGAGTATTGTCGGCCCACGGCCGCATGCTAATGCTCACAATGAGCAATATAGAAAACTCATTAAAGGTTACATGATTCGCCATATGGTCAAGCCTGGAATCACGGGCTGGGCGCAAGTCAATGGTTTCCGCGGTGAAACCGATACGCTAGACAAGATGGAAGGGCGTATTGCCTACGATTTAGATTATTTAAGGAACTGGTCGGTCTGGCTAGATATAAAAATTATCTGGATGACCGCCACTAGCATGTTTAGAGATAAAAACGCATTTTAG
- a CDS encoding DUF1615 domain-containing protein: MSLRSLAAISFGGVLVGCATPSTSPVPTPQVTATPVVAVTPIPLTSPIPQVRVEPSPTPTPVATPSPKSSLTTNEARALLNQLLPPKMPDRAGWNADILDAFTALKLPYTAEYFCAAAATIEQESSWQGDPTVPGLPKIVWSAIGERAEKYHIPLIAVQTALLKTSPTGRSYKERIDTLRTEREMNNLFEDLADEAEKLKLPLNMKNPIRTGGPMQVSVEFAQGHVKAWPYPYAMKGSVRNEVFTRRGGTYFGVAILLQYPAPYTDMVYRFADFNAGRYASRNVAYQQVVSKLTGQELVLDGDLLRYSGGVPTGVSGTQTAVYGLSGKLGMSQDAILRDLKQEKLAAFAQSELYKKTFALIEKNGQTHARAAMPQIDLKSPKISRKLTTEWFANRVKWRFDTCMARR; the protein is encoded by the coding sequence ATGTCTTTACGTAGTCTGGCAGCAATCAGTTTCGGTGGTGTTTTAGTCGGGTGTGCTACGCCCAGTACAAGCCCCGTGCCGACTCCGCAGGTGACAGCTACGCCTGTTGTTGCGGTTACGCCAATACCACTAACCAGTCCAATACCGCAGGTTCGTGTAGAGCCAAGTCCAACACCTACGCCAGTAGCAACGCCTAGCCCAAAGTCTTCGCTGACTACTAATGAAGCGCGAGCCTTATTGAATCAACTGCTGCCACCAAAAATGCCAGACCGAGCGGGTTGGAATGCGGATATTTTGGATGCGTTTACTGCGCTGAAATTACCCTACACTGCTGAATATTTCTGCGCTGCTGCAGCAACGATAGAGCAAGAGTCGAGCTGGCAAGGTGACCCAACGGTGCCCGGTCTACCAAAGATCGTCTGGAGTGCGATTGGTGAACGAGCCGAGAAATATCATATTCCCTTGATTGCTGTGCAGACGGCGCTGTTAAAAACATCGCCAACCGGCCGAAGTTACAAAGAGCGTATTGATACGCTACGTACAGAGCGCGAGATGAATAATTTATTCGAGGATTTAGCGGATGAAGCTGAAAAACTAAAGTTACCACTGAATATGAAAAACCCAATTCGCACCGGGGGCCCGATGCAAGTTAGTGTTGAATTTGCGCAAGGGCACGTGAAAGCGTGGCCTTATCCCTATGCGATGAAAGGCAGTGTGCGCAATGAAGTCTTTACCCGTAGAGGGGGGACGTATTTCGGTGTAGCCATTCTGCTGCAATACCCCGCGCCATATACCGATATGGTGTACCGCTTTGCTGATTTTAATGCTGGGCGTTATGCCAGCCGCAATGTGGCTTACCAACAAGTGGTAAGCAAATTGACAGGGCAAGAGCTGGTGCTTGATGGTGATTTGCTTCGATATAGCGGCGGCGTACCCACCGGGGTCAGTGGCACGCAGACAGCGGTATATGGCTTAAGTGGCAAGCTAGGCATGAGCCAAGACGCCATCTTGCGAGATTTGAAGCAAGAAAAGCTCGCTGCTTTTGCTCAGAGCGAGCTATACAAGAAAACCTTTGCGCTCATCGAAAAAAATGGCCAAACCCACGCTCGTGCTGCGATGCCACAGATTGATCTAAAAAGCCCAAAAATCAGCCGCAAGTTGACAACGGAATGGTTTGCGAATCGAGTGAAGTGGCGGTTTGATACGTGCATGGCGCGTCGTTAA
- a CDS encoding outer membrane beta-barrel protein, which yields MFKNKLIFLSVLTIGNSQAAYDQEDTVKLFADLAYVYDSNVFRLSDQQENNSTRRHQQKSDSSITTGLGGRIDLPLSRQNVYATAQVSYSNYLVFDELNGPAWDLGLGWNWVVGNQWSGNLAASTSNALSSFDDVRTSVVDTVQTNRVSWSANYQLLSNWALIANAAYVQEDHDVRKYQNANNRNLGAGVRYTSDRGFALTLLHNWLEHKYDENFIIPADLRGYTEQNTSLGLNWPVTAKFNANVTAGYTQWKSDFNGQKSTKPTGAIDLVWKATAKTTLSTGAGQNFDSFGSNFVGRDLERNAYIAADWQFSDKSKFGARYNYRQVETETSNGLRTQDSIYDTYQLSYDYKILRSMLIRSYVQFENRDEKINQFDYSDEQIGVSLKYNF from the coding sequence ATGTTTAAAAACAAACTTATTTTTTTGAGCGTACTTACGATTGGCAACTCGCAAGCCGCGTACGATCAGGAAGATACGGTTAAATTATTCGCTGATCTTGCCTATGTATACGATTCAAACGTATTCCGGTTGTCGGATCAGCAAGAAAATAACTCAACCCGCAGACACCAACAAAAAAGTGATTCGAGCATCACAACGGGCCTTGGTGGTCGCATCGATTTACCGCTAAGTCGGCAAAATGTGTATGCCACCGCACAAGTTTCATATAGCAATTACTTAGTTTTTGATGAGCTCAATGGCCCCGCTTGGGATTTGGGCTTGGGCTGGAATTGGGTGGTGGGTAATCAGTGGAGCGGTAATTTAGCAGCCTCTACGAGTAATGCCCTGTCTTCTTTTGACGATGTGCGTACCTCAGTCGTTGATACCGTACAAACAAACCGTGTGAGCTGGAGTGCGAATTATCAACTGCTCAGTAATTGGGCGTTGATTGCCAATGCGGCATACGTGCAAGAAGACCATGATGTACGCAAATACCAAAATGCGAATAATCGCAACTTGGGTGCTGGCGTGCGATACACCTCAGATCGAGGATTTGCACTGACCTTGCTGCACAATTGGTTAGAACACAAATACGATGAGAATTTCATTATTCCTGCTGATTTGCGGGGATATACCGAACAAAATACCAGTTTGGGTCTCAATTGGCCCGTGACAGCAAAATTTAATGCCAATGTAACGGCGGGCTACACCCAATGGAAATCGGACTTCAACGGGCAAAAGAGCACAAAGCCAACCGGAGCCATTGATTTAGTCTGGAAAGCCACCGCAAAAACAACGCTTAGCACCGGCGCAGGGCAAAACTTTGATTCATTCGGTAGTAATTTTGTGGGGCGTGATTTAGAGCGTAACGCTTATATTGCTGCGGATTGGCAGTTTTCTGATAAATCCAAGTTTGGGGCGCGCTACAACTATCGCCAAGTAGAGACAGAAACATCGAATGGTTTGCGTACTCAAGATTCAATCTACGACACATATCAATTGTCGTATGACTACAAAATACTGCGCAGTATGTTGATCAGATCGTATGTGCAGTTTGAAAATAGGGATGAAAAAATAAACCAATTTGATTACAGCGATGAACAAATTGGCGTCTCTCTTAAATATAATTTTTAA
- a CDS encoding sugar ABC transporter ATP-binding protein, with product MLIKMSGISKAFGPVKVLEGVEFSVDRGEVHALMGENGAGKSTLMKILCGVYQADSGSIAVDGKDTQIKNTVDAEKLGIAIIHQELNLIPQLSVMENMFLGREPQRFGVINTIKMRADCLEYLKLLGIENLDPDVEAGSLSIGQQQMVEIAKALSLNAQTLIMDEPTAALSERETEKLFEIIADLKSRGVAIVYVSHRMEEIFKVCDKISVLRDGQFVGEREIVKTSFDEIVRMMVGREIGERFPTRNATLGDIRLKVSGLADASISNINFEVRAGEVLGIAGLMGAGRSEILKTIFGINHKVSGDIELDGVALHVKKPSDAIAAGIGFVTEDRKSQGLVLGLSVRENATLANLSRYARFGVINQTQQMSVVQNEIDRMHIRTRDAELEVKSLSGGNQQKVVFAKWLGIAPKVLFLDEPTRGVDVGGKAEIYQIINELAQSGVAIVMVSSELPEVLAMSDRILVMHQGQQAGIFAQASAETIMTAATGGLK from the coding sequence ATGTTGATCAAAATGAGTGGCATCAGCAAGGCTTTTGGCCCCGTCAAAGTACTCGAAGGCGTCGAGTTTTCGGTTGATCGCGGTGAGGTACACGCGCTAATGGGTGAAAATGGCGCGGGAAAATCCACACTAATGAAGATCCTTTGTGGGGTGTATCAAGCTGATAGCGGCAGTATTGCTGTCGATGGGAAAGATACCCAAATAAAAAATACAGTCGATGCCGAAAAGCTCGGTATCGCCATCATTCACCAAGAACTCAACCTGATTCCCCAGTTATCGGTGATGGAGAATATGTTTTTAGGACGTGAGCCGCAACGGTTTGGCGTTATTAATACGATCAAAATGCGCGCTGATTGTCTGGAATACCTCAAATTACTCGGCATTGAAAATCTCGATCCTGATGTCGAAGCGGGCAGCTTATCCATCGGCCAACAGCAAATGGTCGAAATCGCTAAGGCGCTCTCGCTCAATGCGCAAACCCTGATTATGGATGAGCCCACTGCCGCCCTGTCAGAACGCGAAACCGAAAAGCTGTTTGAGATTATTGCCGACTTGAAATCCCGTGGCGTGGCGATTGTGTATGTGTCGCACCGCATGGAAGAAATCTTCAAAGTCTGCGACAAGATATCAGTACTACGCGACGGGCAATTTGTTGGCGAGCGAGAAATCGTTAAAACCAGCTTTGATGAAATCGTCCGCATGATGGTGGGCCGTGAAATTGGCGAACGCTTCCCGACTCGAAATGCCACCTTGGGTGACATTCGTCTCAAGGTCAGCGGTTTAGCCGATGCCAGCATTAGCAATATCAATTTTGAAGTGCGCGCTGGTGAGGTACTTGGCATCGCAGGTTTGATGGGTGCAGGTCGCAGCGAAATTCTGAAAACCATTTTTGGTATCAACCACAAAGTCTCGGGCGATATTGAACTAGATGGTGTTGCTCTACACGTTAAAAAACCAAGCGATGCGATTGCTGCTGGCATTGGTTTTGTCACTGAAGATCGTAAAAGCCAAGGCTTGGTACTGGGCTTGTCGGTCAGAGAAAACGCGACCCTAGCCAATTTATCTCGTTACGCCCGTTTTGGGGTCATCAATCAAACACAGCAAATGAGTGTGGTGCAAAACGAAATTGATCGAATGCACATCCGTACTCGCGACGCCGAGCTGGAAGTGAAATCGCTTTCCGGTGGTAATCAGCAAAAAGTGGTGTTTGCCAAATGGCTTGGCATTGCACCAAAAGTGCTGTTTTTAGATGAACCGACACGCGGTGTCGATGTGGGCGGCAAGGCTGAAATTTACCAAATTATCAACGAACTAGCTCAGTCGGGCGTCGCCATTGTGATGGTGTCGTCTGAACTGCCCGAAGTTTTAGCAATGAGCGATCGTATTCTCGTTATGCATCAAGGCCAACAGGCAGGGATTTTTGCCCAAGCCAGCGCCGAAACCATCATGACTGCAGCAACTGGAGGTTTGAAATGA